A stretch of the Staphylococcus sp. NRL 16/872 genome encodes the following:
- a CDS encoding sodium:proton antiporter yields the protein MEIFETILIFLAVVIISSFVHTFLPKVPLAFIQITLGMLLFLLPVPVEFNFDSELFMVATIAPLLFVEGVNVSRVHLRRYLKPVMLMALGLVITTVIGVGLFVHWIWSDLPIGAAFAIAAILCPTDAVAVQAITRGKVLPKGAMTILEGESLLNDAAGIISFKIAVGVLITGAFSLVEAVQQFLIASIGGAIVGLLIGIALVRFRLTLTRRGIENINMFTFLQLLTPFVTYLVAEMFHASGIIAAVVAGLVHGFERDRIAQTRTRLQMSYNHTWNILGYALNGFVFSILGFLVPEVIGNIVKTEPHNLLFLMIITALVALAVYVFRFIWVYVLYPLFYLSVSPFQKMMNDEGDDKRKERPPKRSMYALIMTLCGVHGTISLAIALTLPYYLADHHAFTYRNDLLFISSGMVIISLVIAQVVLPFVTATAPKAKIGSMNFKEARIYILEHVIDYLNQHSTFETSYRYGNVIKEYHDKLTFLKSVEKDDENSKELERLQSIAFKVENKTLKELADNGDITKSMLENYMRYAERTQVYRQASLIRRIIVGLRAWLLKRRIRTRTNAASSLSVTENLMELSKINKIVHYNVVSRLVDEANEDNKLEVGMICDGYLMRIDNLSPANFFNTRAEDSITKIKLNALREQRRILTELVDGDEITESTALKLRESINYDEMVIVDSLTD from the coding sequence TTGGAAATATTTGAAACGATTCTAATATTTCTGGCTGTAGTGATTATAAGCTCCTTTGTTCATACTTTTTTACCTAAAGTACCTCTAGCGTTTATCCAAATCACTTTGGGTATGCTCCTCTTTTTATTACCAGTACCTGTGGAATTTAATTTCGATTCTGAACTTTTTATGGTAGCCACAATTGCGCCTTTATTATTCGTTGAAGGTGTTAACGTTTCTAGAGTCCATTTACGTCGATATCTTAAGCCTGTTATGTTGATGGCATTAGGTTTAGTTATTACTACAGTTATTGGTGTTGGATTATTTGTTCATTGGATTTGGTCAGATTTACCTATAGGCGCAGCGTTCGCTATAGCTGCCATTTTATGTCCGACAGATGCTGTAGCAGTTCAAGCCATTACGCGAGGTAAAGTTTTGCCTAAAGGTGCTATGACGATTTTAGAAGGTGAATCATTATTAAATGATGCTGCTGGTATCATTTCTTTTAAAATCGCTGTAGGTGTGTTAATTACTGGAGCATTTTCTTTAGTTGAAGCGGTGCAACAATTCTTAATTGCTTCGATAGGAGGAGCAATTGTTGGTTTGCTTATTGGTATAGCATTAGTACGATTCCGTCTAACACTTACAAGACGCGGTATTGAAAATATCAATATGTTTACGTTTCTTCAATTACTTACACCATTTGTAACGTATCTTGTAGCAGAAATGTTTCATGCCTCAGGTATCATTGCGGCAGTAGTCGCTGGTTTAGTACATGGCTTTGAGCGTGATCGTATCGCACAGACACGTACTCGTCTCCAAATGAGCTATAACCATACATGGAATATTTTAGGTTATGCGTTAAATGGCTTTGTTTTTTCAATATTAGGATTTTTAGTGCCAGAAGTTATTGGCAATATTGTAAAAACTGAACCACATAACTTATTATTCTTAATGATTATTACTGCTTTAGTCGCTTTAGCTGTGTATGTATTTAGATTTATTTGGGTTTATGTACTTTATCCGTTGTTTTATTTATCGGTCAGTCCTTTCCAAAAAATGATGAACGATGAAGGCGATGATAAGAGAAAAGAGAGACCACCTAAACGTAGTATGTATGCTTTAATTATGACACTTTGTGGTGTGCACGGAACCATTTCGTTAGCCATCGCATTGACCTTACCATATTATTTAGCGGATCATCATGCGTTTACCTATCGTAACGACTTATTATTTATTTCATCAGGAATGGTAATTATAAGTCTTGTTATCGCTCAAGTTGTTTTACCATTTGTCACAGCAACTGCACCTAAAGCTAAGATAGGAAGTATGAATTTTAAAGAAGCCAGAATATATATTCTTGAACATGTTATTGACTATTTAAATCAACATTCTACATTCGAAACAAGTTATCGCTATGGTAACGTTATAAAAGAATATCATGATAAATTAACATTCTTGAAATCTGTGGAAAAAGATGACGAAAACTCAAAAGAGCTTGAACGTTTACAAAGTATAGCGTTTAAGGTTGAGAATAAAACACTTAAAGAGCTTGCGGATAACGGCGATATCACTAAAAGTATGTTGGAAAACTACATGAGATATGCTGAAAGAACGCAAGTATATAGACAAGCATCGTTAATTCGTCGTATAATCGTCGGTTTAAGAGCATGGCTTTTAAAACGTCGTATTCGTACACGTACCAATGCAGCTTCATCATTAAGTGTAACGGAAAACTTAATGGAACTTTCAAAAATTAATAAAATTGTCCATTACAATGTAGTAAGTCGTTTAGTAGATGAAGCAAATGAAGACAATAAATTAGAGGTTGGAATGATTTGTGATGGTTATCTTATGAGAATTGATAACCTGTCTCCAGCTAATTTCTTTAACACGCGTGCAGAAGATTCAATTACGAAGATTAAATTGAATGCTTTAAGAGAACAACGTCGTATTTTAACAGAATTAGTTGATGGTGACGAAATTACGGAAAGTACAGCCTTGAAGTTAAGAGAATCAATTAACTATGATGAGATGGTTATTGTGGATAGCTTGACGGATTAG
- a CDS encoding phosphatase PAP2 family protein, producing the protein MTISKKLSTTVLSILLLIIVISTFLDQPISNLLMDQNSLFGTIFQNYGLFPPTLVLIITMIILNYYIFTTFENKFTKLIILLISSVFTIIKTNALVSETVQYILSTSNNIKHHKPMGMANNEGNAGHALSLGLSFLISLIILVVITFICYYFWLKNTNTEELNRLFKVSLISFMVLFVGLELVGNMKELWGRVRPYELTDKASHFTNWLTINGNTGHSSFPSGHTGNGAFLMFLAFYFKKLSSRKIMFIIGLIYSVLMALSRIRIGAHFTSDVTMSLIIMFSLMLIGDYLINKITTNQNKQ; encoded by the coding sequence ATGACGATTTCCAAAAAATTATCCACTACTGTATTAAGTATTCTATTATTAATTATTGTAATTTCAACATTTTTAGATCAGCCGATATCTAATTTATTAATGGATCAAAACTCTTTATTTGGAACGATATTTCAAAATTATGGCTTATTCCCACCAACATTAGTGTTAATTATCACTATGATTATTTTAAATTATTATATCTTCACTACATTCGAGAATAAATTTACAAAGCTGATTATCCTGCTTATATCATCTGTATTTACAATTATTAAAACAAATGCACTAGTCTCAGAAACTGTTCAATACATATTATCGACATCAAATAATATCAAACATCATAAACCCATGGGTATGGCTAATAATGAAGGAAATGCAGGTCACGCTTTATCTTTAGGTTTGAGTTTCTTAATTTCGCTTATCATTCTAGTCGTTATAACTTTTATTTGTTATTATTTTTGGTTGAAAAACACAAATACTGAGGAATTAAATAGACTATTTAAGGTATCACTTATAAGTTTTATGGTGCTGTTTGTTGGCTTAGAACTTGTAGGTAATATGAAAGAATTGTGGGGACGTGTAAGACCATACGAATTAACTGATAAGGCTTCCCATTTCACTAATTGGTTGACAATTAATGGAAATACTGGACACAGTTCGTTCCCTTCTGGACATACGGGAAATGGGGCGTTTTTAATGTTCTTAGCTTTCTATTTTAAAAAATTATCTTCAAGAAAAATAATGTTTATAATTGGTCTAATATACAGTGTATTAATGGCACTAAGTAGAATTCGAATTGGTGCACATTTCACTAGTGATGTAACAATGAGCTTAATCATTATGTTTTCTCTTATGCTAATAGGAGATTATCTTATCAATAAGATAACGACAAATCAAAATAAACAATAA